The genomic stretch CTTCAGGCTTCGCTCGACATGCAGCAACTGAGTGGTGGGGAGGCAAGGCTCAGAGGCGATGTCGCCTATGCGCCTGATGACAACCGGTTGCGTCTCGATGTCGATTTTTCAGAGCCGCAGGGCGGACTTCTGGCGTCCATGCTGCAATTGCCTGGTGACCCGGCGCTCAGTCTGGACATTCAAGGAGACGGTCCCATCAGCGATTGGCGCGGCATGATCGGCGCCGAACTGGACGGACAGCCCACCGCCAATCTGATGGTCGAACATGAGCTTCTCGACAACCAGCAACGGCGCATCACTATCGACGGACAGGGGCAGTTTGCCGAACTCTTGCCGCCGCAACTGCGCGAGCCCTTTGCCGGCGAAACAGAAATTGACGTTTCGACGGTGCTTGATCCCTCCGGCGCCATCACCATTGAACGGGGTAATCTTCGCTCGGCCAGTCTCGCTGTGGAAGCGTCCGGTCGCTATGACGCCACCGGAGAAAATACGTTATCCGCTATCTTCAGAGCAACCGGTGAGCCTGTGTCCATTCAATGGACGGTTGGTGAAACCCCGCTCTCCTTTGCCCTGGAAGACCTGTCACTTGAACTTAGTGGCATGGCTTCAAACGCCTCCCTGACTGCTGCTCTTTCCCTTGCGCAACTCCAAATCCCGGATACTCAGCTATCAGACATTGAAATTGCCTTGTCGAGTAACGGGTTCGACATTGCTGATCGCAGTGGTCCGCTGACGATCAAAGCCTCGGCGGCGCAAGTCCGCTCGACAGACCCGACATTGTCTCAGTATCTCGAAGCACCGGTAGAGATCGCAGCCGACATCATGCTGAAGGCCGACAGTGTCGAGGTCCTCTCACTCTCCCTCGACAGCGGTCGCATTGATGGGCAAGCGTCCGGGGTTTACGACCTCGCACAAAACAGTCTCTCAGCCGACTTTGCAACAACAGTCAGTCCCACTCTTCTGCCTGAGCAATTGGCATCCCGTCTGGAAAATGAGGTGTCCATACGTGGCCACATTGACTACCGTCCGCCGCGAGACATCGCGATCAGTGACCTGACGATCTTGACCGACAAGGGGTCCATCTCCGGCGAGGCGAGCCTTGACGCAAACAATGAGGTAAACGTCAATCTCGAGGGTGAACTCAACGATCTGTCGCTGCTCTCCGAAAACATCAGCGGACGAGCCAATCTGAGTATTTCGGCAAGCGGCCCACTAGATGAACTTGAGGGCGAGGCAACAGTCACTGTGCCGGAAGGCCAAGCCGCCGGATATGACATCGAGGATCTGACCGTCACAGCACAAGGTACGGCGGACCCGGTAAACCCCAGAGGCGACATCACACTTTCAGGGCGCCTTGGAGGCCAACCGATCGAGGGCTCGGCGGAACTGACTACGGAGGATGGACAGACACGCATCCCGCAGATCAGGCTGAGCAATGGTGAAAACACCGTCGAAGGGTCGCTCACACTCAACGACAATTTCCGCCCCTCCGGCACGATCAATTTCGATCTGCCGGACATTGGTCCCTTGGCAGCCCTCGCGGGCCAGGAAATCTCTGGGGATCTTAGCGGGGAGGTTCGCCTGTCTTCGACCGGCGAAAACACGAGCGCCGATATCCGAGCCGAAGGCGATCAACTGTCGCGTGACGGACTGTCGATATCCAAACCAAGGCTTGATATCTCTGCCTCAAACCTTGCCGAACTGTCTGCTGAGGGTAGTCTGACGGCGGAGGAAATCCGGTCTGGCGAAACCCGTATCCAGGATCCGACCATCTCGCTTGAACAACTGGCGGGCAACACCGCGATCGATGCCGAGGGACTGCTGGACGGCGTCCCTATCCAGCTTAATACAAACCTTCGCCAGGGCGATAATGGCCTTGAGATCGACATCGATCCTTTCTCGACCACCATCCGCGGCATCCCGATCCAGCTGAACGAACCGCTGAACCTTACAGTATCCGATGGCACGGCGACGATCCCCCCAACCACGCTGTCAGTTGGAACGGGGGAAGTGACCGTAAGCGGGACGGCGGGTCAAAGCCTCGACCTCAACTTGCAGCTCAATTCTGTTCCTGCGAGCCTCGCGTCTGCCTTTGCACCGGACATCGCACCGTCCGGGACGATTTCAGGTAGCGCCGAGGTCACCGGGACACCTGCTGCACCAAATGTGACCTATGATTTGACATGGTCCGAG from Peteryoungia desertarenae encodes the following:
- a CDS encoding translocation/assembly module TamB domain-containing protein, with the protein product MTLMKSAFFWIGRIIAAAFAVVMTLLIVGLLLGGFTRFGAEFAAEQIAGLISSENQQIRIEGPSPLLRRELTIDRITVADKEGVYAQVDDLSLQWSPLDLLSGRFTADRIFAETVSLLRPPEPSDTQQADDGAPFSLPIEIDVEELNLPRVEVGEAIAGRQANFGVTGSAQAIGSELQASLDMQQLSGGEARLRGDVAYAPDDNRLRLDVDFSEPQGGLLASMLQLPGDPALSLDIQGDGPISDWRGMIGAELDGQPTANLMVEHELLDNQQRRITIDGQGQFAELLPPQLREPFAGETEIDVSTVLDPSGAITIERGNLRSASLAVEASGRYDATGENTLSAIFRATGEPVSIQWTVGETPLSFALEDLSLELSGMASNASLTAALSLAQLQIPDTQLSDIEIALSSNGFDIADRSGPLTIKASAAQVRSTDPTLSQYLEAPVEIAADIMLKADSVEVLSLSLDSGRIDGQASGVYDLAQNSLSADFATTVSPTLLPEQLASRLENEVSIRGHIDYRPPRDIAISDLTILTDKGSISGEASLDANNEVNVNLEGELNDLSLLSENISGRANLSISASGPLDELEGEATVTVPEGQAAGYDIEDLTVTAQGTADPVNPRGDITLSGRLGGQPIEGSAELTTEDGQTRIPQIRLSNGENTVEGSLTLNDNFRPSGTINFDLPDIGPLAALAGQEISGDLSGEVRLSSTGENTSADIRAEGDQLSRDGLSISKPRLDISASNLAELSAEGSLTAEEIRSGETRIQDPTISLEQLAGNTAIDAEGLLDGVPIQLNTNLRQGDNGLEIDIDPFSTTIRGIPIQLNEPLNLTVSDGTATIPPTTLSVGTGEVTVSGTAGQSLDLNLQLNSVPASLASAFAPDIAPSGTISGSAEVTGTPAAPNVTYDLTWSEAQVAQTRSANLPPLTVTAEGSFQNNQLTIETNVSGSGLSLSGGGSISLANQRLDLQFDGVIPFQLLTSILAPQGLSLEGQAAVDLSVTGTTMNPQIRGQITTSESRLVDVRRNLALEGLNGSVNFTGTTAEISNLTGRLATGGTVSVNGTINLTGAGLPADIAIVLDNAVYVDGTTVTSRVNGNLTLTGPLLAGPLLAGTVNLDETSITIPERLPSSLAEIDIRHRNAPQAVRNQTTEVRPADGTQSNSPVRLDVRVSSPSQIFVRGRGIDAELGGALTLTGTVSSPIAVGAFELRRGRLQILTKRLQFTRGTITFAGSLVPRLDMEATTTSNSTTITITISGLANDPAIAFSSSPALPQDEILAELIFGQSLSRLSPLQIAQLADAAAQLAGGTSSSLFQALRSTLGVDDLDISTDETGQTTFSAGKYLNDRTYLELQQSGNGDSKAIINLDIGRGLKLKGEAGGRGAGAGIYYEKEY